Part of the Caulobacter sp. SL161 genome is shown below.
ATCGCTTCTACACGGACGACGAGATCCTGTTCCAGGTCGTCTCCGATGATCGTGAGGGACAGAAGGCCAACGACTTCACCGTCTTCACGCCCTGGGCCAGCGAGTATCCGGCTGATCGCGCCGATCACGAACTGTGGAGCGAACGCCTGCGGTCGCGCACGTTCCAGCCCGAGGGCCTGCCGCCCTATACCCGCCTGTGGTTCGGCGACGAGGCGGAACGTCAGGATCCCGTCACGCTCTGGGAAGACGTCTACTACGCCCGTGACGCCCAGACGCCCGACCGCCGCCTCTTTCAGACGGTCATGCTGTTCCACCGGGAGCTTCTCGGCGGCGACGGGCGCGAACTCTTGCTGGCCCTGACCCTCGAGCCCGAGGACAGCAAGGACGTCAGTCACGAGACCATGATCGGCCTGCCGCTGTCGGTGGGCGAGTTCCGAGCCTAAGTTTTGACAGGCCACGCGTTCGATCCGCACGCGCCGGTCGACCGGTCTTCTTGAAGGAGCCAGCCAGATGTTCGACTTCATCGGTTTCAAGGCCGGAGCGATGGCCTTCCTGCTGGCCTTCGTGGTGGCGGGCCTGTTCACCATCGCCTTCAAGTACGTCTACCAGTGGGTGACTCCGTACAACGAGCGGGCCCTGATCCGGCAAGGCAACACGGCGGCCGCGATCGCGCTGGCCGGCGCCTTGATCGGCTATGTCCTGCCGCTGGCCTCGGCGCTCAGCCACACGGTCAGCCTGCCCGAGTTCGCGGCCTGGGCGACGCTGGCCGGCGTGATCCAGATCGCCGCCTTCACCGGCGTGCGCCTCGTCGCTCTGCCCGACGTCAAGGCGCGCATCGAAAACGGCGAGGTCTCGGTCGGCGTCTACCTCGCGGGTATCTCCATTGCGGTCGGCCTGCTCAACGCCGCCTGCATGACCACCTGAGGATCTCGCCATGACCGCTCCTCGCAAGCGCTCGAATTCGCTCAAGCTCAGCAGCATGCTGGCCGGCGCGGCCTCGCTCACCCTGGCCGGCTGCGACGATCCCTCGCCCCAGGCCAGTTGGGACCCCAACCGGGGCGAACAGGTCCAGGCGTTCAGCTACAAGAGCCTCGCCGAATGCCAGGTGGCCAACGAGGTCTCCGACGAGCAGTGCGCGACCTCTTGGGCCGCCGCCCAGAAGGACGACGCCGAAAAGGGACCGCGCTACGACGCACGCGCGACCTGTGAAGAGGTCTATGGGGCCGGCAACTGCGTGCCCCGCAGCGAGAACGGCCAAAGCTTCTTTGGACCCCTGCTGGCCGGCTTCGTGATCGGCCAGATGCTGGACGGCGGCGGCGGCTACTATCGCGGCACCGGCATGTATCGCCGCGACGACCGCTACGGCGGCGGCTACTACTCGACCTGGGGCGGCCAGCTCGGACGGGACTACGGCACCGGCAAGACGGTCATCAGCAAGACCAGCATCGATCCGCCGGATGTGATCCGCAACGCGCCGCCCAAGGTGCAGACCCGCACCTCCGTCGTCTCGCGCGGCGGCTTCGGCGGCGGGCGCAGCTACGCCAGCAGCAGCGGCGGCTTCAAGGGCGGCTTCGGCGGCTAAATCGCCGACCACCTCGTTTTTGCGATTGACTCGCAATAGCTCAGCGCGTTTACTTGCGAAGCGTTCGCAAGAACGCGTCGGGCCGCTCACCGAAGTCGGTTCGCCAGGGCGGGTGTCGGCCCCCTGCCAGGCGAGGAGATTTACGGCGTGCGGCCCGACCATTTCACCGATCTCTTCTCCGACGCCGCTCTGGAGGTTTGCGGCCCCGCCGGTCTGGCCGAGGGTGAGCGCGTCCTGCTCTGGATGCTGCGCCAGTGGGCTGCGGCCCGTGTGCTGCGGGAAGAACCCGGCGCGCGTCTTTCAAAGACCGCTGGAGCCCTGATCTCGCCTCGCCTGGCCAGCGCCTTCATCCTGATGATGAGCGCCATCGAGGGGCAGGTTCGTCGCCCGCTGCGCTTCTCAACGCCGGGCTGCCGCAGCTACGCCGACGACGAGCAACGCCTCATCGTGGCCTGTGGCGTCAGCCCGGCGAGTTTGGAGATGGCCGATCGCCTGATCGAGAGCCTCGTGATCGCGCCCGAAGCCGTGACCTTGATGGCCCGCTACCTGAACGCGGCCTTGGCGCAGGAAGGCATGGCCTTGCCAATGCGCCTGGACGAGCCCGTGATCGCCGTGGCGCCCCTGCGCCCAAGAACGCTGCACTAGCTCCGTCGGGAGGTGGAGCGTTACGCGCGGGCCCGAGTCCAGCCCTCGTCGACCAAGCGTTGCGCCAGGGCTTGGGCCGCCATGACGACATCGTTCCAGGTCACGTCGAAGCCGGCGTCGTTCCCGTAATAGGGATCGATGACCGCACGCCCGGCATGGCCCTCCACCAGGTTCATCAGCAACCCCACCTCGGCGGTCGCGTCAGCCGGGGCGACGCTCAGAAGGCCGCGCAGGTTGTCGTGGTCCAGCGCGTAGATGTGGGTGAAGGTCCGGAAGTCGTCGGGTCGAACCTGACGCGCGCGCAAACCGGTGATATCGACGCCGTTGCGGCGCGCCACGGCGATGGCGCGGGCGTCGGGAGCCTCGCCCTTGTGCCAGCCACCGGTGCCGGCGCTGTCGGCGGCGACGTCCAGCCCCAGCCGTTCGGCCTCCGCGCGAAACGCCCCCTCGGCCAGGGGAGAGCGACAGATATTGCCCATGCAAACAAAGAGAACCGCCGCCCGCGCCATCAGGCCTCCCCCCACCCGCCGCCGCCCGGCGTTTCGATGACAATCACATCGCCCGCAGACACCTCGACGAGGTCGGTCGCGCCCAGGGCTTGGACCTGGCCCTCCGCGCGCTCTACCCTCGCAGATCCCAGAACCCCTGCCGCCCCGCCCTGCAGCCCGAACGGCGCCACGCGGCGGCGGTTGGACAACAGGGTCGCGGTCATCGGCTCGCGGGATCCGATCCGGCGCACCACGCCGTCGCCGCCCCGGTTCGCGCCGGCCCCGCCCGAGCCGCGCCGGATCGAGAACGCCTCGACCAGCACCGGATAGCGCGCCTCCAGCACCTCGGGATCGGTCAGGCGGCTGTTGGTCATGTGGGTCTGGACCGCATCGGTTCCGGCGAAGTCCGGTCCCGCGCCCGAGCCGCCGCAGATGGTCTCGTAGTACTGTCGCCGATCATCGCCGAAGGTGAAGTTGTTCATCGTCCCCTGCGCCGCCGCCATGACGCCAAGGGCGCCATAGAGCGCGTCGACCACCACCTGGCTGGTCTCGACATTGCCCGCCACCACCGCCGCCGGATAGCGCGGGCGCAGCATCGAGCCCTCGGGGATCACCAATTCGACCGGCCGCAGGCAGCCGTCGTTCATCGGGATCTCGTCATCGACCAACGTGCGGAAGACATACAGCGCCGCCGCCCGACAGATCGAGGCCGGGGCGTTGAAGTTGGTCGGGACCTGATCACTGGTCCCGGTAAAGTCGACACGCGCGGTGCGGGCGGCTTGGTCGACCGTGATCGCGACCTTCACCACCGAGCCGTCATCCAGTTCATAGGCGAAGGCGCCGCTCTTCATCGTCGCCAGCACGCGGCGGACGGCCTCTTCGGCGTTGTCCTGGACGTGCGCCATATAGGCCTCGACGACGTCCAGGCCGAACTCGGCGACCATCCCGGTCAAGGCCTCGGCGCCGCGCGCGCAGGCCGCGATCTGGGCCTTGAGGTCGCCGATGTTCTGGTCGGGATTGCGGGCCGGCCACTTGCCCGAGGCCAGCAGGGCCCGGGTCTCGGCCTCACGGAAGCGGCCGCCTTCGACCAGCAGGAAGTTCTCGATCAGAACCCCCTCCTCCTCGACCGTACGGCTGCTGGGCGGCATGGAGCCCGGCGTGATCCCGCCGATATCGCCCTGGTGACCCCGCGCGGCGACGTAGAAGCGAAGCGCGCCCTCCGCGTCGAACACCGGCATGACCACCGTCACGTCCGGCAGGTGGGTGCCCCCGTTGTAGGGCGCGTTCAGCATATAGACGTCGCCGGGCTGCATGCCGCGCCCGTCGTCACGTCGCGCCTCGCGGATGGCCCGAACGCTGTCGCCCATCGAGCCCAGGTGCACGGGCATGTGCGGCGCGTTGGCGATCAGGTTTCCGTCGCGATCAAACAGCGCGCACGAGAAGTCGAGGCGCTCTTTGATGTTCACCGAATAGGCGGTGTTCTGCAGGGCGAACCCCATCTCCTCGGCCACGGCCATGAAGAGGTTGTTGAACACCTCCAGCATCACCGGATCGGCGTCCGTGCCGATGGCCTTGCGGCTCGCCAGAGCGACGGTTCGCTCAAGGACGAGGTTCAGTTGCGCGTCGACGCGCGCGCGCCAGCCGGGCTCGACCACGGTGGTGCCCGTGGCTTCGCGGATGATCGCAGGCCCCGGAACCTCGGCGCCGACCGCCAGCGCTTCCCGGTCGAACACCGGCGTGGCGTGGACCTCCCCCGCCATCCGCGCCTCGACGGTGGCGAGCGCGATAGGCGCGCCCCCCGCAGCGCTGGCGCTGAAGGTTGGGCGCTCGCCCGCATCCGCGTGGCCGATCGCCTCGACCGACAGGGTCTCGACGACCAGCGGCGTCGTCGGCGAGGTGAAGCCGAAGCGACGCTGGTGCAAATCTTCGAACGTCTCGCGGACACGATCATCCAGCGGCGTGACCAGCGGCGTATCCGTGCCGGCGTACTTGACCCGCAAGCTCGCCACGGTCTCCAGCGACGCCATCGGAACGTCCTGGGCGCGCAACGCGGCCTCAGCCTCGGCGGCGAGGCGTCCCGCGCGCTCGGCCAGGTCATCGGCCTGCTCCAGAGGGCGCTCGACCGTCTCCTCGCGGATAAGGCGCAGGTCCGCCAGGCCCATGCCGTAGGCCGAAAGCACCCCGGCGAAGGGGTGGATCATCACCTTGGTCATGCCCAGGGCGTCGGCCACGAGACAGGCGTGCTGCCCGCCCGCCCCGCCGAAGCAGGCCAGCACGTAGCGGGTCACGTCATAGCCGCGCTGGATCGAGATCTGCCGCACCGCCTTGGCCATGTTTTCGACGGCGATGGTGACGAAGCCCTCGGCGACCTCCTGCGGGGTCATCGCGCGGCCGGTCGCGGCGGCGATCTGCGCGGCCATAGCCTCGAAGCCGCGCGTGACGGCCTCGACGTCGAGCGGCTGGTCGGCGCTCGGGCCGAACACCTTCGGGAAGAACTCGGGCCGCAGCTTGCCCAGCATGACGTTGCAGTCAGTGACGGTCAGCGGCCCGCCACGGCGATAGGCCGCCGGACCCGGAACGGCGCCGGCCGAGGCCGGCCCCACCCGCAATCGCGCGCCGTCGAAGCTGCAGATCGAACCGCCGCCCGCCGCCACGGTGTGGATGTTCATCATCGGCGCGCGCATCCGCACGCCCGCCACGACGGTCTCGAAGGCCCGCTCGTACTCGCCCGCGTAGTGGCAGACGTCGGTCGAGGTGCCGCCCATGTCGAAGCCGATCACCCGATCGAACCCCGCCTCGGCCGCTGTCCGCGCCATGCCGACGACGCCGCCGGCGGGGCCGGAGAGGATGGCGTCCTTGCCCCGGAAGGCCCGCGCATCGGTGAGGCCGCCGTTCGACTGCATGAAGAGCAACCGCGTGTCGCGACCCAGCGCGTCCGCCACCTGATCGACGTAGCGACGCAGGATCGGCGACAGATAGGCGTCGACCACCGTGGTGTCGCCACGCCCGACCAGCTTCATCAGCGGGCTGACCTCGTGGCTGGCAGAGACTTGGGAAAAGCCGATCTCGCGCGCGATCGCCGCGACCCGCGCTTCGTGATCGGTGAAGCGGAAGCCATGCAGCAGCACGATCGCCACGGCGCGGAAGCCGGCGTCGTAGGCGGCTTGCAGCCCGACGCGAGCGGCGTCTTCGTTGAGCGGCTGCAACACCTCTCCCTCGACGCTCATCCGCTCGTCGATCTCGACGACGCGGTCATAAAGGGCCTCGGGCTTGACGATATGGCGCTCGAACAGCTTGGGCCGCGCCTGATAGCCGATGCGCAGGGCGTCGGCGTGTCCCTTTGTGATCGCCAGGACCGTCGGCTCGCCCTTACGCTCCAGGAGCGCGTTGGTGGCGACCGTGGTGCCCATCTTCACCGCGTCGATCACGGCGCCCGCAGGCAGCAGCGCCCGCACGCCCGCCACAGCCGCGTCGGCATAGTGCTCGGGATTCTCCGACAGCAGCTTGTGGGTCACCAGCGAACCATCGGGCCGGCGCGCGACGATGTCGGTGAACGTGCCGCCCCGGTCGATCCAGAACTCCCAGCCGCGAGCGGTTTGGTCGGTGGCGGTCATGAGGTGGCGGCGCTCCCTTCGCACCCCCGTCATAACGCCTCCACCACCCGTGTCATCCCGGAAGCCTCGCAGAGGCTATCCGGGACCCAGGGGTGACGAAGCGCCGTGCGCGCCGCCCCTGGGTCCCGGCTCCACGCGCTCCGCGCTACGGTCGGGATGACGCGCTTTGGCGGGGTTACTTCAGAACCCCCAGCAGTTCCGCCGCCTGCCACAGGCCCAGCAACAGGAAGATCAGCGCCGCGCCGATACGGACGTACTTCAGCGGTACGACCTTGGTCGCCGCCTCGCCCAGATAGACGGCTGGGACATTGGCCAGCATCATCCCGAAGGTGGTGCCGGCGGCGACCCAGGCGATCGACTGGAACTTGGCGCCCAAGGCCACGGTGGCGATCTGGGTCTTGTCGCCCATCTCGACAAGGAAGAAGGCGATGGTGGTGGTCAGGAAAACGCCATAGCGCCCGGCCGCATCCCCCTCCTCGTCATCGGCCTTGTCGGGGATCAGCGCCCAGCCCGCCATGGCGATGAACGAGATGGCGATCGCCCATCGGAACCAGGCGCCGCTCAGAAAGTCGGCGACCCAGTAGCCGGCGGTCGCGGCCAGAGCGTGGTTGGCCAGCGTCGCCACCAGGATGCCCATGATGATCGGGATCGGCTTCTTGAACCGCGTGGCCAGGATGATGGCCAGGAGCTGGGTCTTGTCGCCGATCTCGGCGATGGCCACGACGAGGGTCGAGACGAACAGGCTTTCCATGAAAACAGTCCTCGGGCCGGGCGCATGCCAATAGCGTCGATACCTCACCCGGCCCGGATGACGATCGGCGCCATTGGTCTCGCCAAGGAAGCTGCAAGTCCGCTTCCCTTCCCCGCGCCATGGATCAGAGATCCAAGTGTGTTGACGGCGGGGCCCGCTGATAGGCGCGGGCGGCTACTCCCCAAAGGTGGGCGGGCGTGTAGCGGTTTGTCGGCGTCGGGTCAATTCCTCCTCACCTCCACCACACCCGCATCGCGGGGGAGCTGGCGCGGCGCGTATCCGCGCCGTGACAGAGGGGGCGCTTCGCAAACAGCGCCCCTCCGTGGAGCCTGTCCTCCGGCGCGCGCTTCGCGCGACCCGGGGGCGGTCCCCCTACCCCTTTTCACGGGGGAGGATGCTAAACCGCCGCCGGCGCGTCGAAGCGCAGGACGTGGATCGCCACGCGCACCTTGCCGCCGACGAAGTTCCCGCTCACCGCCGTCAGCACCACCGGCGTATCAGCGTAGAAGGCCGTCGGCCCCACGACCCCGACATTGCTGGCGTTCTTGGCCACGCCCAGCGCGCCGCCGAACTTGCTGGCCTCGCCCGCGACGCCGCAGTTGTAGGCGGTCGCGCCGGTGATCGCGGCCGTGGTCCGGGTCGAGACCGCCAGCACGATGGCGCGGCTGGGGATGACGATGGTGGTCGCCGTCGACGCGCCCGAGAGCGTCACCTCCTGCTCGAGGATCTCCAGCCGGGTGTTGGCAAGACCGGGCGAGGTCGCGGCGATCGTGCTGCGGAACGTCGCCGACAGCGGCGTCCAGGCCGCGCCGTCGAAGGCGACCACCTGGTTCTCGTCCTTGACCCAGGCCAGCACGCCCTCGGCGGGGGCCAGGGCCTCCCAGGCGCCGACCTCGAACCGCATCAGGGTCCCGGCGGACTGACCCGCCCACGCCGCACCAGTGGCCCCGGCGGGCAGGATCCAGACGCCGCCCGCGACCGGAGTAGCAGGCTGCGCCGCGAGCGCGCGGCTTTCCACCGCCAGTTGGACCAGACCGTCCAGCCGGGCGAGGCTATCATTGATGGGAATGTGCTTCTGGGCCTGTGCGGCGACCACATAGGGCAGGCCAAGGCGGGGCGTGACATCGTCGAACATGGGCGGCTCCGAGCGGGGTTGAAATCCGCTCCAAGCATCGGGCCGCCGCGAAGGGCGGGGACGGAAGCTGTTCCGTCCCCGTGACCCACCCGGCTATTCGGCGGCGAAAGCCAAGTGTTTTCCGGCGGTAAACGCCGTCTTGGCGGCCAGTTCGGCCTTGGCTTGCTCATACTCCGCCGCGAACTTGGCGACGAGTTCGCCGGCGGTCAGCACGTTGTCAATCGCGCCGATGCCCTGGCCGCAGCCCCAGATATCGCGCCAGGCCTTGGCCTCCTGGTTGCCGCCCGAGCCGAAGTTCATCTTCGACGGATCGCTTTCCGGCAGGTTGTCGGGGTCGAGGCCCGCCTTGATGACCGACGGCCGCAGGTAGTTGCCGTGCACGCCGGTGAAGAGGTTCGAATACAGGATGTCGTCCGCCTTGCTGTCGACGATCATCTGCTTGTAGCCCTCGACCGCGTTGGCTTCCTTCGTGGCGATGAAGGCCGAGCCGACATAGGCCAGGTCCGCGCCCATGGCCTGGGCCGCCAGGATCGAGCGGCCCGAGGCGATCGAGCCCGACAAGGCCACCGGACCGTCGAACCACTGGCGGATTTCCTGGATCAGCGCGAACGGCGACAGCGTGCCGGCGTGGCCGCCGGCGCCGGCGGCGACCGGGATCAGGCCATCGGCGCCCTTTTCGATCGCCTTGCGCGCGAAGCGGTCGGTGATGACGTCATGCAGGGTGATGCCGCCATACGAATGGATCGCCTGGTTCACGTCCTCGCGGGCGCCCAGCGAGGTGATGACCAGCGGCACCTTGTACTTCACGCACATGGCGATGTCGTCTTCGAGGCGGTTGTTCGTCTTGTGGACGATCTGGTTCACCGCGAACGGCGCCGACGGCATGTCGGGGTTGGCCTTGTCCCAGGCCGCCAGTTCCTCGGTGATCCGGGCCAGCCATTCGTCTAGCTGCGACAGCGGGCGCGCGTTCAGCGACGGGAACGACCCGACGATGCCCGCCTTGCACTGGGCGATCACCAGGTCCGGATTGCTGATGATGAACAGCGGCGAGGCGATGACCGGAAGGCGCAGGCGGTCGCGCAGGATCGGCGGCAGGGCCATGGAGAAGCTCCCTTTTGGAGGTCGGCTTGAGACGCCGAATATCTGATCAGCGATCAGCTTAAACAACTGTTTGGCCTGGACGCAAGGCTTGACGGCCCTAGCGGCAGGGGCGCATCACGATCAAAAATAGAAGAATGCTGCAGTGCAGGAGAGAGACGCTTTGACCGAGGCGATGACGCCCCTGGCCGAGGACTTCGGCGCCCAAGGCGACGCGGCGACCCGCGCGCGCTGGATGGCCCTGGTCGAGAAGACCCTGAAGGGTCAAAGCTTCGAAGACGCGCTCACCGTCAAGACGCCGGACGGCCTGACCATACAGCCCCTCTACACGGCCGAAGACGGCGTGGCCGTGGCGCGCGACCTGCGCGCGCGGGACACGCATCGCCCCTGGGACCTGCGGATGCGCGCGGCCCACCCCGATCCGACCCGCGCGGCCAAGGACGTTCTGACCGACCTCGAAGGCGGCGCGGCTTCAGTGCTGCTGCAGATCGATCCGACCGGCGCGAACGGCGTCGCGGTCGGCTCGGCCGATGACCTCGGCAAGGCCCTGTCGGGCGTGTTGCTGGACCTCGCGCCCGTCGCGCTCGATGCAGGCTTCCTGGGCCCCAAGGCCGCCGACTGGCTGGGCGCGCTGGCCAAGGCCGCGCCGAATGCGCCGCTGGCCTTCCACCTCGATCCGCTGACGGCCTTCGCCCAGGCCGGCGCCAGCCCCGGTCCGATCGAAAGCCACGTCTTCAACGCCGCGACCGTGGCGACGCGGCTGTCGACGACCTACGCCAAGGCCAGCCTGTTCTTGGGCACGGGCCGCGCCGC
Proteins encoded:
- a CDS encoding DUF2793 domain-containing protein, coding for MFDDVTPRLGLPYVVAAQAQKHIPINDSLARLDGLVQLAVESRALAAQPATPVAGGVWILPAGATGAAWAGQSAGTLMRFEVGAWEALAPAEGVLAWVKDENQVVAFDGAAWTPLSATFRSTIAATSPGLANTRLEILEQEVTLSGASTATTIVIPSRAIVLAVSTRTTAAITGATAYNCGVAGEASKFGGALGVAKNASNVGVVGPTAFYADTPVVLTAVSGNFVGGKVRVAIHVLRFDAPAAV
- a CDS encoding low molecular weight protein-tyrosine-phosphatase; protein product: MGGGLMARAAVLFVCMGNICRSPLAEGAFRAEAERLGLDVAADSAGTGGWHKGEAPDARAIAVARRNGVDITGLRARQVRPDDFRTFTHIYALDHDNLRGLLSVAPADATAEVGLLMNLVEGHAGRAVIDPYYGNDAGFDVTWNDVVMAAQALAQRLVDEGWTRARA
- a CDS encoding TMEM165/GDT1 family protein; this translates as MESLFVSTLVVAIAEIGDKTQLLAIILATRFKKPIPIIMGILVATLANHALAATAGYWVADFLSGAWFRWAIAISFIAMAGWALIPDKADDEEGDAAGRYGVFLTTTIAFFLVEMGDKTQIATVALGAKFQSIAWVAAGTTFGMMLANVPAVYLGEAATKVVPLKYVRIGAALIFLLLGLWQAAELLGVLK
- a CDS encoding DUF350 domain-containing protein: MFDFIGFKAGAMAFLLAFVVAGLFTIAFKYVYQWVTPYNERALIRQGNTAAAIALAGALIGYVLPLASALSHTVSLPEFAAWATLAGVIQIAAFTGVRLVALPDVKARIENGEVSVGVYLAGISIAVGLLNAACMTT
- a CDS encoding DUF1190 domain-containing protein, with the translated sequence MTAPRKRSNSLKLSSMLAGAASLTLAGCDDPSPQASWDPNRGEQVQAFSYKSLAECQVANEVSDEQCATSWAAAQKDDAEKGPRYDARATCEEVYGAGNCVPRSENGQSFFGPLLAGFVIGQMLDGGGGYYRGTGMYRRDDRYGGGYYSTWGGQLGRDYGTGKTVISKTSIDPPDVIRNAPPKVQTRTSVVSRGGFGGGRSYASSSGGFKGGFGG
- a CDS encoding YjfK family protein — encoded protein: MAMFGKLFGRKDQPSGPALPIIRNVTIGRTVVLDPLAWRRLGAETKFALDRDTLEITAQGLIQLNDGAFVHRFYTDDEILFQVVSDDREGQKANDFTVFTPWASEYPADRADHELWSERLRSRTFQPEGLPPYTRLWFGDEAERQDPVTLWEDVYYARDAQTPDRRLFQTVMLFHRELLGGDGRELLLALTLEPEDSKDVSHETMIGLPLSVGEFRA
- a CDS encoding hydantoinase B/oxoprolinase family protein; amino-acid sequence: MTATDQTARGWEFWIDRGGTFTDIVARRPDGSLVTHKLLSENPEHYADAAVAGVRALLPAGAVIDAVKMGTTVATNALLERKGEPTVLAITKGHADALRIGYQARPKLFERHIVKPEALYDRVVEIDERMSVEGEVLQPLNEDAARVGLQAAYDAGFRAVAIVLLHGFRFTDHEARVAAIAREIGFSQVSASHEVSPLMKLVGRGDTTVVDAYLSPILRRYVDQVADALGRDTRLLFMQSNGGLTDARAFRGKDAILSGPAGGVVGMARTAAEAGFDRVIGFDMGGTSTDVCHYAGEYERAFETVVAGVRMRAPMMNIHTVAAGGGSICSFDGARLRVGPASAGAVPGPAAYRRGGPLTVTDCNVMLGKLRPEFFPKVFGPSADQPLDVEAVTRGFEAMAAQIAAATGRAMTPQEVAEGFVTIAVENMAKAVRQISIQRGYDVTRYVLACFGGAGGQHACLVADALGMTKVMIHPFAGVLSAYGMGLADLRLIREETVERPLEQADDLAERAGRLAAEAEAALRAQDVPMASLETVASLRVKYAGTDTPLVTPLDDRVRETFEDLHQRRFGFTSPTTPLVVETLSVEAIGHADAGERPTFSASAAGGAPIALATVEARMAGEVHATPVFDREALAVGAEVPGPAIIREATGTTVVEPGWRARVDAQLNLVLERTVALASRKAIGTDADPVMLEVFNNLFMAVAEEMGFALQNTAYSVNIKERLDFSCALFDRDGNLIANAPHMPVHLGSMGDSVRAIREARRDDGRGMQPGDVYMLNAPYNGGTHLPDVTVVMPVFDAEGALRFYVAARGHQGDIGGITPGSMPPSSRTVEEEGVLIENFLLVEGGRFREAETRALLASGKWPARNPDQNIGDLKAQIAACARGAEALTGMVAEFGLDVVEAYMAHVQDNAEEAVRRVLATMKSGAFAYELDDGSVVKVAITVDQAARTARVDFTGTSDQVPTNFNAPASICRAAALYVFRTLVDDEIPMNDGCLRPVELVIPEGSMLRPRYPAAVVAGNVETSQVVVDALYGALGVMAAAQGTMNNFTFGDDRRQYYETICGGSGAGPDFAGTDAVQTHMTNSRLTDPEVLEARYPVLVEAFSIRRGSGGAGANRGGDGVVRRIGSREPMTATLLSNRRRVAPFGLQGGAAGVLGSARVERAEGQVQALGATDLVEVSAGDVIVIETPGGGGWGEA
- a CDS encoding NAD(P)H-dependent flavin oxidoreductase translates to MALPPILRDRLRLPVIASPLFIISNPDLVIAQCKAGIVGSFPSLNARPLSQLDEWLARITEELAAWDKANPDMPSAPFAVNQIVHKTNNRLEDDIAMCVKYKVPLVITSLGAREDVNQAIHSYGGITLHDVITDRFARKAIEKGADGLIPVAAGAGGHAGTLSPFALIQEIRQWFDGPVALSGSIASGRSILAAQAMGADLAYVGSAFIATKEANAVEGYKQMIVDSKADDILYSNLFTGVHGNYLRPSVIKAGLDPDNLPESDPSKMNFGSGGNQEAKAWRDIWGCGQGIGAIDNVLTAGELVAKFAAEYEQAKAELAAKTAFTAGKHLAFAAE